The genomic window CATTGTAAAATCATTGGTCATGCAACAGCTGATTGTAGAGATCAACAAACCAAAAGCAGTATTGAAGGAAGTGTACAAAGGAATAAAGGAAAAGTAGAAGTGCCTCAAATTCCTTTTGATATTTGTGATAGATCAAAGGTAGAAAGCTCTCCATCAAAGGTACAACAGAGTACCTCTAATTCAACTCACTAGTAACATTTAGTGTAAGTCTCTCTAGTTACCAACATTACAACTCCTGTTACAAAGAACAACTCAAATTCTATCAAATCTGGTTTGGCAGGAGGAAGATTTAATGTTTTGAATTCTGAAgataataaagaagaggaagaaataaaTAAGGAATAAACTACTATTGAATTACCTCCTCAACAATTATTTCAAATTGCTTAAGTTACTGGGATTGAAAGTAGTGTTGTTAAATTTATTGATGCTGGTACAGGGCAGGTAACACTTGAATCTGTTCCTTTTACTTCTTGATCATCAGTAGTTAAAACTTCTGCAGAGAAAAAAACCTCCAAGTCAAATGCTAAATTGAGTAATATCACAACTAAACAGGTTAGTCCTGTTTCAAATAATGAGGTTGTTAAGAATGTTATTCCTGGTAATAATTCTGGTGGAAAAATAGTTAACCCAGTTTCTCATAAATACACCTTTAGGAAAAATAATGGTAAGGGAGGTCCAAAAAACCTCCATATTGAACCATGAAAGTACTCTTTTAGAATTTAAGGGGCCTTAGAAGACTTAGGGCTCaacaaaaactacattctttatTTAACCAATTTAATCCTTCACTTGTGTGGATTGCTGAACCAAAAATTAAGTGTTCCTCCTCTTTTTGTAGTAAACTAAATTTATGTGGTATGCAATATATGGTTATTCACAGTGAAACTAATGATCACAAGGGAAATATATGGTTATTCCGGAGTAGGTCAATTGCCACTCCTCATGTGGTTTCCATTACAAGTTAAATGATTACAGTGGTTGTGGGTGAAGTACTAGTATCTGGTGTACATGGTCATGTTAATGTGGTCCAAAGAAGATATTTATGGGATAAAATGTTGGCAATTAGTGAGTTTAAGAAACCTTGGGTTGTGTTAGGTGATTTTAATACTATCTTGTCTATGGAAGAGAAAGTGGGTGGCAGATCTCCTTCAAGAAGATCTATGATTGATTTCAATGATTGTCTAAATGCATGTGAATTAATGCAAGCTCCTAAAATTGGTCTGGAATTTTCTTGGTCCAATTGTCAGCAGGGTAGCAAAAGAATTTTATGTAACCTTGATAGagttgtcttaaacatgaaatgGCTGCAAATTCATAGTGATTGGGATACAAGGTGGGTCTCAGAATTGCTTCTGATCATGCTCCTTTATTAGGTGGATGTGCAATTGTAAAAAAAAGATGATAAGTTCAGATTCTAATCCTCATGATGAACAGGCACTGCATAATCTGGTTATTACTCAAACTGAACTTAATTCAAGAGAAGTGCAGTACAATACAATGTTGAAACAAAAATCCAGAATAAAGTGGGTAATGGAAGGATCTTCAAATTCTAATTTATTTCATTCAAATATTAAGATTAGGCAAACAACAAATGCCATTTGTGAACTGGAGGAAGAAAATGGAAATTTGGTATCTGATCAAGCAAGAATCAGTGACATGTTAGTGAATTTTTTTGAACAAAGATTTAAAGCTCAATATGTGGTTGTTAATGACTCTATTCTTGATGTCATACCTAAAATTATTACTGAATCAGATCAATTTATGCTTGAAGTGACCCCTGAAGCAGAGGATATTAAAGCTGCGGTTTTTGGAATGGATGGAGATAGTGCACCAGGGGCTGATAGTTTCTCAGGTATGTTTTACAAGGCATGATGGGGGATTATTCAGCATGATTTCATCAAGGAAATTCAATACTGCTGGAGCAGAAAGTACATTCCTAAAGGTTTAAATTATAACTTCTTAACTCTTTTGCCCAAAATTAAAGGATCAAAAAAACCCAATCAATTCAGGCCAATTGCTCTCAATAACTTCAGTTTTAAGGTGTTTACTAAAATCATTTCTCTGAGGATGGCCAATCTTATGCATAAATTAGTATCTCCACAACAAGTTGCTTATATCAAGGGGAGAAGTATTCATGAGTAAAGTATCTTAGCTTCTGAATTAGTCaatgagatgaagaaaaaaagaagaggaggaaatTTGAGCTTGaaacttgatatttctcaagcATATGACTATGTAAGCTGGGATTTTTTGTTTAAAGTTATTCTCAAGTATGGCTTTTCCAAGGATTGGTGTCAGTGGTTGGAAGCTCTCTTATCATCTGCCAAAATATCTGTCATGGTCAATGGTGGGTCAAATGGTTTCTTCTCAATGCAAAAGGGACTCAAACAAGGGGATCCTTTATCTCCAATTTTGTTTGTTCTAATGGAGGAAGTACTAAGAAAAAATCTGACAAGGTTGGTGGAAACAAACAAGATTCAGCCAATGGTAACAAGAAATGGTATTGCTCCTACCCATTTgctttttgctgatgacatttTCCTTTTTAGTAATGGTTCAAAGAAGAGTATTCTCAATCTTTTACAATTACTTGATGATTGCCAACTTTGTTCTGGTCAAAGCATTAATAAAGTAAAAAGCAAGTGTTTAATTGATGGTTGTTCTAATGTCAGAAAAGCTCAGATTGCAAACATCTTACAAATGGATTTAACTTCATTCTCAGATAAATATCTGGGAGTCATTATCCATCCAGAGAGAGTTAAAACTGCTACATTATGGCCAATGGTTGAAAAGATGCAAGAATATTTGGCAGTCTGAAGGGAAACTTCTGTTTTTTCATGACTGATTGATTTTGATCAAACATGTTCTTAGTAGCATTCCCATATACAATATGGTTGTATATAAATGGCCATCTTCGATCATTAAAGAATGTGAAAAAATTATGAGGAAGTTGCTATGGTCAGGAGATGCAGAAGTAAAGAAGTCTAAAACTATTTCTTGGAGAAGAGTCTATACACCTTTTGGTGAAGGAGGATTGGGGATTAGAAGATTGTCAGACATTAATAAAACATTATTAATAAAAATTATGTGGAGACTCACTAGTTCTAAGGAAGATTGGTCATAAAATCTTACCTGGAGTAAAACCCTAGGATTTCCCCAGAAGTACCTTCACcaaacaattaaaaaaatatcAGATAAAAAAAATACCTAATCAAACTGATCGAATTAACTGCATGGATTTACTGTGTAACCACACGATTATTAGAAAAATCATATGCACCCTAACAGTTCCTtccaagaagaagaagtagagaacATAGAACCCATATGATTATCTTGATTGTTGACATTTGGATTATGCACCCTTTGAGATTTAAGATTTCTTGCCGTAAGAGTTAAGACAACATGCTAGAAGAAGGATTTTCCCGGCTATGGGTTTCATGAGAAAGAAAGTCAGAGAGAATAGGGAGAGGAAAACTTTACTTTAccaaataataagaaaatatcaGATCAAGAAAAACCCTAAACAAACTAATCGACGTAACTAATGGGTTTTACTGTGTAACCACACGATTGTTACCTTAAACCtaggctgtcaatgggtacccaattATCCGGAACCGGACCGGATCCGGCTGAATTAGGTCCAGTTCTGGGACCTCATATTGGACCCATTAGTAGTTTTAATACCCGACGGACAGAACCGCTAAGGAACCGGTTAGTTTCGGGTCCTTATCGGGTATACCCGACGGGTACACACGGTTCTCGGGTACCCGACCTAAATTTGCTTAAAACCTCAAAATAAGGTATCAGCTATGATAATTCCGCCTGTCACTCTCTGAAACCTCTCTTCCTGAGAACCTAAACTATGCTTGAAAAAGCGATTACCATGGCGACTGTTGAATCGACACGATTTCTTCACTATCCCATGCCTTTTGTAGTTTAATTTTATTCCTTTTCTAGCTTAATCTATCATTTCTAAGTAATTTGATTTTCCTGTCATTATTATTGGTAGTTAATAGAGAAGAATCAAAGTTATTCAAGTTCTGGTTTGATTAACAAGGATGGGTTATGGAAAAATTCAAACTTTGAATGAGTTTTATATGGAGTTAGATGGTGTTTTTAAACGAGAAAAAAGCTTAAAAACACTAGTTGTTGTCACTGTTTGTTGGGACGTGAATGGCTGAATTAGAGACTGTTTCGGTGTGTGAATGCTTAGAAATGTTGGGTTGTATTCAAGCATGAATTTGCAGGTGAAGAAGACATATGCGGAGCTCAATATAGCAGGGAGAGATACACCTCTTGACAACAACAAAATTGCACATAAACtgtttgatgaaaatcctgaattAAGAAAAAAAGGgtaaaaaatattatttcatTCTTTACTTATTCGGTAATTGTAGGGGTGATTTGTTGGTGAattttgattaatttgatcgTTTAGGATATGGGATATGTGGCTTATTAAATTTCTAAGGCTTTGTGATTGAAATTACTCCTAGGCGTACTAAAGCATCGTTTAACATTGCGTTCCAATCTATCTAATGGTGGAATGTTCTGAATTTATGCCGTTTGATTCATCGGGGAATGATATCTTTGTTTGTGTCTTTGTTCCTAAACTCAATTTAATTTCATTGGTTCACAAGCTTGGGGTTTATACTATAGTAGTAGTCATGAGAAATTGGGAATTTCAGAAAGGGAAGAAGGGAGGCATCGAAGGATAGGATGAGGTCAGTACAATTACAAACTAGGTGACTCCATAGGACCATAACCACCAAAGATGGAGCTATAAGAAGGCGATCCCGTACTGTTACTGATGAATAATAACTTTGGTGTTTAGTTTTCATGTTAGTGCTTTTGGACCACTACTGCAGGACGAGTGATATtagcttttgttttttttggaaggCAAATGAATATGAAAGCATCACCAAAATGGTACTGGGACTTTGAAAAATTATGCAATTATGGGGTGCGGTGCCAGTATATTGTATATATACTGTTTGCTCAAAGTCCCAACACCATTGCCATAGTCCAATGAGAAGTACCAAAGCCTTGAGATTAAAGCTCAGgcctttttttttgtctgtaaggTGTAAACAAGAATTTGAAACTTGTAACCACtgtattctgttttttttttttttttttttttttttttttggaattcttATGGGTTTGAGTTGTCTGGAGATTTACATTAATGTATTGGTACGTATTTTCATCTCCATTAAAACCGGATATGAAATACACGTTTAATACTCGGAACCGGTGGGTATCCGGCTGTTTAATAAGGTCCGGTTCTGAGTTCATTAATTTAGGAATCGGATCCGGAACtgttaggacccggaacc from Papaver somniferum cultivar HN1 unplaced genomic scaffold, ASM357369v1 unplaced-scaffold_19, whole genome shotgun sequence includes these protein-coding regions:
- the LOC113338628 gene encoding uncharacterized protein LOC113338628, coding for MISSDSNPHDEQALHNLVITQTELNSREVQYNTMLKQKSRIKWVMEGSSNSNLFHSNIKIRQTTNAICELEEENGNLVSDQARISDMLVNFFEQRFKAQYVVVNDSILDVIPKIITESDQFMLEVTPEAEDIKAAVFGMDGDSAPGADSFSVILKYGFSKDWCQWLEALLSSAKISVMVNGGSNGFFSMQKGLKQGDPLSPILFVLMEEVLRKNLTRLVETNKIQPMVTRNGIAPTHLLFADDIFLFSNGSKKSILNLLQLLDDCQLCSGQSINKVKSKCLIDGCSNVRKAQIANILQMDLTSFSDKYLGVIIHPERVKTATLWPMVEKMQEYLAV